CCCCGCGGCCGCTGAAATGCAGGGCTGAGGCGATGAGGATGCCGCCGACGCCCAGGGTGGTGGCCTTGGTCGGCCCGTGCAACCGGGTGAAGAGGTCGGGCAGGCGGGCCAGGCCGATGGAGCCGATGAGGGCGAAGACCCCGCCGATCAGCAGGAAGAGGGAGATGAGCGCTTCGAGAACGTTTGACGTCATGGGCCACTCCTATTCGATGATGTCGCCGCGCAGGAGGTACTTGCACAGGGCCACGGTGCCGACGAAGCCCATCATGGCGATCAGCAGGGCCGCTTCGAAGAATTCCGTCAGGTCCTGGTGGATGCCCAGGAGGACCAGCAGGGCGATGGTGTTGATGGCCATGGTGTCGAGTGCCAGGATCCGGTCGGGCAGGCCGGGGCCTTGACACAGTCTCCAGAAGTTCAGCACCAGGGCGGCGCCGATGCAGAAGAAGGCCGCCTGGATGGCGATGGTCAGCATGGGAAGATCTCCTTCAGGGGGGCTTCGTAACGTGTCTTGATGCGTGCAACCAGTTCGGCCTCGTCGTCCAGGTCAAGGACGTGGATGAGCAGGGCGCTGCGGTCCGGGGCCAGGCCGGATGAGACCGTTCCGGGGGTAAGCGAGACTGTGTGGGCCAGCACGGTAATGGCGAAATCGTTTCCGAGGTCCAGCGGGAGGTGGATGAAACCCGGGCGCAGGCGCCGGGCCGGGCCGAGGATCAGGCGCGCCACGGCGAGGTTGGCGATGACGATGTCCCAGAGAAACACGGCGATGTAGGCCGCCACGGCCAGGGGGCGGGCCATGCGCGGCCTGTCGGGCCAAAACCGCGCCGTGAAAA
The genomic region above belongs to Desulfobacteraceae bacterium and contains:
- a CDS encoding K+/H+ antiporter subunit F: MLTIAIQAAFFCIGAALVLNFWRLCQGPGLPDRILALDTMAINTIALLVLLGIHQDLTEFFEAALLIAMMGFVGTVALCKYLLRGDIIE
- a CDS encoding Na+/H+ antiporter subunit G, which produces MTSNVLEALISLFLLIGGVFALIGSIGLARLPDLFTRLHGPTKATTLGVGGILIASALHFSGRGEGLSLHELLVTLFLFATAPVSAYLIARAARHLREPSGQRDGREGSR
- a CDS encoding Na+/H+ antiporter subunit E, with the protein product MKTWFPQPTFSLFLWLVWLLLANSAAPGQMVLGAVLAVGLPLFTARFWPDRPRMARPLAVAAYIAVFLWDIVIANLAVARLILGPARRLRPGFIHLPLDLGNDFAITVLAHTVSLTPGTVSSGLAPDRSALLIHVLDLDDEAELVARIKTRYEAPLKEIFPC